From the Streptomyces nigrescens genome, one window contains:
- a CDS encoding glycoside hydrolase family 13 protein: MTPQHNVTPENVTPATDWWRDAVIYQVYPRSFADANGDGMGDLAGVRSRLPYLRDLGVDAVWLSPFYASPQADAGYDVADYRAIDPMFGTLPDAEAVIREAHRLDLRIIVDLVPNHCSDQHEWFRRGLAEGPGSVLRERFHFRKGRGQNGEEPPNDWESLFGGPAWTRVPDGEWYLHLFAPEQPDFNWDHPAVQDEFRSILRFWLDLGVDGFRVDVAHGLVKAPGLPDMGRGEQLKLLGNQVLPFFDQDGVHAIYRSWRTVLDEYAGERIAVAEAWTPSADRTALYLRPDELHQAFNFHYLDTGWDAAALREAIDSSLDAMRPVAAPTTWVLSNHDVVRHRSRLGGDLDRARAATLLMLALPGSAYLYQGEELGLPEVTDLPDEVRQDPSFFRDAGQEGLRDGCRVPLPWSGDAPPYGFGDGGSWLPQPDDWAALTVEAQTGDPSSTLELYRTALTLRRAHPGLGAGDAVEWLDAPDGVLSFRRPGGLICTVNTTGSPARLPVPGRLLLASRQLNTSEGDFDLPADTTVWWEE; encoded by the coding sequence ATGACTCCACAGCACAACGTCACCCCTGAGAACGTCACTCCTGCCACCGACTGGTGGCGCGACGCGGTGATCTACCAGGTCTATCCGCGCAGCTTCGCCGACGCCAACGGTGACGGCATGGGGGATCTGGCCGGCGTCCGCAGCCGGCTGCCGTACCTGCGTGACCTGGGCGTGGACGCCGTCTGGCTCAGCCCCTTCTATGCCTCCCCGCAGGCCGACGCCGGCTACGACGTCGCCGATTACCGCGCCATCGACCCGATGTTCGGCACCCTGCCCGACGCCGAGGCCGTCATCCGCGAGGCCCATCGGCTGGATCTGCGCATCATCGTCGACCTCGTCCCCAACCACTGCTCCGACCAGCACGAATGGTTCCGCCGCGGACTGGCGGAGGGCCCGGGTTCGGTACTGCGCGAGCGCTTCCACTTCCGCAAGGGACGGGGCCAGAACGGCGAGGAGCCGCCCAACGACTGGGAGTCCCTCTTCGGCGGCCCGGCCTGGACCCGGGTCCCCGACGGCGAGTGGTACCTCCACCTCTTCGCCCCCGAACAGCCCGACTTCAACTGGGACCACCCCGCCGTCCAGGACGAGTTCCGCTCGATCCTGCGCTTCTGGCTGGACCTGGGCGTGGACGGCTTCCGGGTGGATGTGGCCCACGGCCTGGTCAAGGCGCCCGGCCTGCCCGACATGGGCCGGGGCGAGCAGCTGAAACTGCTCGGCAACCAGGTCCTGCCGTTCTTCGACCAGGACGGCGTCCACGCCATCTACCGCTCCTGGCGCACCGTCCTCGACGAGTACGCGGGCGAGCGGATCGCGGTCGCCGAGGCCTGGACCCCCAGCGCCGACCGCACCGCCCTCTACCTCCGCCCCGACGAGCTCCACCAGGCCTTCAACTTCCACTACCTGGACACGGGGTGGGACGCGGCGGCGCTCCGCGAGGCGATCGACTCCTCCCTCGACGCCATGCGCCCGGTGGCCGCCCCGACGACCTGGGTGCTGTCCAACCACGACGTCGTACGCCACCGCTCCCGCCTCGGCGGCGACCTGGACCGCGCCCGCGCCGCCACCCTCCTGATGCTGGCGCTGCCCGGCTCCGCCTACCTCTACCAGGGCGAGGAACTGGGCCTGCCCGAGGTCACCGACCTCCCCGACGAGGTCCGCCAGGACCCCTCCTTCTTCCGGGACGCCGGCCAGGAGGGCCTGCGCGACGGCTGCCGGGTCCCGCTCCCGTGGAGCGGCGACGCACCCCCGTACGGCTTCGGCGACGGCGGCAGCTGGCTTCCGCAGCCGGACGACTGGGCCGCCCTCACCGTCGAGGCCCAGACCGGCGACCCCTCCTCCACCCTGGAGCTCTACCGCACCGCCCTCACCCTGCGGCGCGCCCACCCCGGCCTGGGCGCGGGCGACGCGGTCGAGTGGCTGGACGCCCCCGACGGCGTCCTGTCCTTCCGCCGCCCCGGCGGCCTGATCTGCACGGTCAACACGACCGGGTCCCCGGCCCGGCTGCCCGTCCCCGGCCGGCTTCTGCTCGCCTCCCGCCAACTGAACACATCCGAGGGGGACTTCGACCTGCCCGCCGACACCACCGTCTGGTGGGAGGAGTGA
- a CDS encoding LacI family DNA-binding transcriptional regulator — translation MTLPDPGGTPATPRLSDIAAQADVSEATVSRVLNGKAGVAASTRQRVLAALDVLGYERPVRLRRRSAGLVGLVIPELTNPIFPAFAQIIEQSLAGHGYTPVLCTQMPGGATEDELVEQLEERGVTGIVFLSGLHADTRADPSRYARLVSRGVPFVLINGYNARIDAPFVSPDDGAAARMAVRHLAELGHERIGLAVGPARYVPSRRKAEGFVAALEESFGLSRGQAERRVQHTLFSVEGGHAAAAALLDDGCTGVVCGSDLMALGVVRAARQRGLAVPGDVSVVGFDDSQLIAFTDPPLTTVRQPVQSMATAAVGALIEEIHERAQGRQTPPQRTEFVFRPELVVRGSTGPLRPGADNGRAPADR, via the coding sequence GTGACCCTGCCCGATCCCGGCGGCACCCCGGCCACTCCCCGGCTCTCCGACATCGCCGCCCAGGCGGACGTCAGCGAGGCGACCGTCAGCCGGGTCCTGAACGGCAAGGCGGGCGTGGCGGCGAGCACCCGGCAGCGGGTGCTCGCCGCGCTCGACGTCCTCGGCTACGAACGTCCCGTACGGCTGCGCCGCCGCAGCGCCGGGCTGGTCGGCCTCGTCATCCCCGAACTGACCAACCCGATCTTCCCCGCCTTCGCCCAGATCATCGAGCAGTCCCTGGCCGGCCACGGCTACACCCCGGTGCTGTGCACCCAGATGCCGGGCGGAGCCACCGAGGACGAACTCGTCGAGCAGCTGGAGGAACGCGGCGTCACCGGCATCGTCTTCCTCTCCGGTCTGCACGCCGACACCCGTGCCGACCCGTCCCGCTACGCCCGACTGGTCTCGCGCGGCGTCCCGTTCGTCCTCATCAACGGCTACAACGCGCGCATCGACGCGCCGTTCGTCTCACCCGACGACGGCGCGGCGGCCCGGATGGCCGTGCGCCACCTGGCCGAGCTGGGGCACGAGCGGATCGGGCTGGCCGTCGGCCCGGCCCGCTATGTGCCCTCCCGCCGCAAGGCCGAAGGCTTCGTGGCGGCCCTGGAGGAGTCGTTCGGCCTGTCGAGGGGGCAGGCCGAACGGCGCGTCCAGCACACCCTGTTCAGCGTCGAGGGCGGCCACGCGGCAGCCGCGGCACTGCTCGACGACGGCTGCACCGGCGTCGTCTGCGGCAGCGACCTGATGGCACTGGGCGTCGTCCGCGCGGCCCGCCAGCGCGGCCTGGCCGTCCCGGGCGACGTCTCGGTCGTCGGCTTCGACGACTCCCAGCTGATCGCCTTCACCGACCCGCCCCTGACCACGGTGCGCCAGCCGGTGCAGTCGATGGCGACGGCGGCGGTGGGGGCGTTGATCGAGGAGATCCACGAACGCGCCCAGGGACGTCAAACCCCGCCGCAGCGCACCGAGTTCGTCTTCCGGCCGGAGCTGGTGGTACGGGGGTCGACGGGGCCCCTGCGACCTGGTGCCGATAACGGGCGGGCACCGGCCGATAGGTGA
- a CDS encoding sugar ABC transporter permease, translating into MTRTHPARRARKRNQRSRPASIGLHAGLAVAAVLAVFPPLWLLVTSFKPKNDAFSTGLVTHFTFANYTHVLADTEFLTWFKNSVIIVGLTTVLGVFIAATTGYAVSRFRFPGMRPLMWLLLITQMFPVAVLIVPLYNLLASLGLLNQPAGLVITYLTIAVPFCAWMMKGFFDTIPVEIDEAGRVDGLNPFGTFWRLVLPLARPGLAVTGFYTFVTAWAEVAYASAFMTGEENLTLAGGLQTFVNQYTNDWGSMTAAAVIIAVPAALVFAFAQRHLVAGLTAGTTKG; encoded by the coding sequence ATGACCCGCACGCACCCGGCCCGTCGGGCCCGTAAGCGCAACCAGCGGTCCCGGCCGGCCTCCATCGGACTGCACGCCGGACTGGCCGTCGCGGCCGTACTGGCGGTCTTCCCGCCCCTGTGGCTGCTGGTGACGTCCTTCAAGCCGAAGAACGACGCCTTCTCCACCGGCCTGGTCACCCACTTCACCTTCGCCAACTACACCCATGTGCTGGCCGACACCGAGTTCCTGACCTGGTTCAAGAACTCCGTGATCATCGTCGGGCTGACCACCGTCCTCGGGGTCTTCATCGCCGCCACCACCGGCTACGCCGTCAGCCGCTTCCGCTTCCCCGGGATGCGCCCGCTGATGTGGCTGCTGCTGATCACCCAGATGTTCCCGGTCGCGGTCCTGATCGTGCCGCTCTACAACCTCCTGGCGAGCCTCGGCCTCCTCAACCAGCCCGCGGGCCTGGTCATCACGTATCTGACCATCGCCGTCCCGTTCTGCGCCTGGATGATGAAGGGCTTCTTCGACACCATCCCGGTGGAGATCGACGAAGCCGGCCGGGTCGACGGCCTCAACCCCTTCGGCACCTTCTGGCGGCTCGTCCTGCCACTGGCCCGCCCCGGCCTCGCCGTCACCGGCTTCTACACCTTCGTCACCGCCTGGGCCGAGGTCGCCTACGCCTCCGCGTTCATGACCGGCGAGGAGAACCTGACGCTCGCGGGCGGCCTGCAGACCTTCGTCAACCAGTACACCAACGACTGGGGTTCGATGACCGCCGCCGCCGTGATCATCGCCGTCCCGGCCGCACTCGTCTTCGCCTTCGCCCAGCGCCACCTCGTAGCCGGACTGACCGCCGGCACCACCAAGGGTTGA
- a CDS encoding DUF397 domain-containing protein, whose protein sequence is MSTDELAWFKSSYSGSQGDDCLEVALSWHKSSYSGGDGDSCIEIATSPTTIHIRDSKDKAGPQLAVPAGAWAAFVGYAVALA, encoded by the coding sequence ATGAGCACCGATGAACTGGCCTGGTTCAAAAGCAGCTACAGCGGCTCGCAGGGCGACGACTGCCTAGAAGTCGCCCTCTCCTGGCACAAGTCCAGCTACAGCGGCGGCGATGGCGACAGCTGCATCGAGATCGCCACCTCCCCCACCACCATCCACATCCGCGACTCCAAGGACAAGGCCGGTCCGCAGCTCGCGGTGCCCGCCGGGGCCTGGGCGGCGTTTGTCGGGTACGCCGTCGCGCTGGCCTGA
- a CDS encoding carbohydrate ABC transporter permease — MVAPVVLVIGVIIGYPLVRGVFLSLTDANEANVERNIGVNHLPATYKFTGLDNYRAVLSDGVFWDRLGWTVLWTVGCVSLTFLTGLALANMLNRTLRGRTFYRLALILPWAIPAFISVFTWRMLYNEKNGILNKLLAGGGIDAVPWLNDPTWAKLSVIAVNVWLGVPFMLVALLGGLQSIPGELYEAAEMDGASAWQRFRHITVPGLRSVSSTVILLSTIWTFNMFPVIFLLTRGGPGDATEILVTYAYRLSFIDSPRNFSESAAWGVLILVLLSVVAVVYRRALRKQGEVW, encoded by the coding sequence ATGGTCGCCCCGGTGGTACTCGTCATCGGGGTGATCATCGGCTATCCGCTGGTGCGCGGCGTCTTCCTCTCGCTCACGGACGCCAATGAGGCCAACGTCGAGCGGAACATCGGCGTCAACCACCTCCCCGCCACCTACAAGTTCACCGGCCTGGACAACTACCGGGCGGTCCTCTCCGACGGCGTCTTCTGGGACCGCCTCGGCTGGACCGTCCTGTGGACCGTCGGCTGTGTCTCACTCACCTTCCTGACCGGCCTCGCGCTGGCGAACATGCTCAACCGCACCCTGCGCGGCCGCACCTTCTACCGCCTCGCGCTGATCCTCCCGTGGGCCATCCCCGCCTTCATCTCGGTCTTCACCTGGCGGATGCTCTACAACGAGAAGAACGGCATCCTCAACAAGCTGCTGGCCGGCGGCGGTATCGACGCGGTCCCGTGGCTCAACGACCCGACCTGGGCCAAGCTCTCGGTCATCGCCGTCAACGTCTGGCTCGGCGTGCCCTTCATGCTCGTCGCGCTGCTCGGCGGACTGCAGTCCATACCGGGCGAGCTCTACGAGGCCGCGGAGATGGACGGCGCCAGTGCCTGGCAGCGCTTCCGCCACATCACCGTGCCGGGGCTGCGGTCCGTCAGCAGCACCGTCATCCTGCTCTCCACCATCTGGACCTTCAACATGTTCCCGGTGATCTTCCTGCTCACCCGGGGCGGCCCCGGCGACGCCACCGAGATCCTGGTGACCTACGCCTACCGGCTCTCCTTCATCGACAGCCCCCGCAACTTCTCCGAGTCCGCGGCCTGGGGCGTCCTGATCCTGGTCCTGCTCTCGGTCGTCGCGGTCGTCTACCGCCGGGCGCTGCGCAAGCAGGGAGAGGTGTGGTGA